The proteins below are encoded in one region of Bremerella sp. P1:
- a CDS encoding ABC transporter substrate-binding protein, giving the protein MGITSSVKQSKRNNPISRRRFVGQAAAAVVGLSYLNSPPAVHAKQKATLRVLGTDVTLQEDIRRQAEQDLGIQIIFEPRGSAGVLQKASTRPESFDVYEQWSNSINVLWYANAIQPIDKSRIRRWDEINPLTKTGRLAPDMKIGAGDAPHKILHVQSDGSLGPRSTSQLSFLPYVHNVDSFGYNTSIIPQGVPYETESWGWLLDDEYRGRVGLVNEPAIGIFDAALAAQAKGLVEFQDIGNLSRSEIDNLFSVLVDYKRRKHFNGIWNSVPQSVQFMKTGRVVIESMFSPAVSTLNGMGIPVTYAAPKEGYRGWHGVLCLSSKTTGYTRDAAYEYMNWWLDGWAGAYMARQGYYISIPQRAQEYLTSQEWDYWYEGKQAEMDLPGADGSTAVKAGSYRTGGSYLERLGNVAVWNTVMDSYEYSLVRWYELLTA; this is encoded by the coding sequence ATGGGTATCACAAGTAGCGTTAAACAATCAAAGCGAAACAATCCGATCTCTCGACGCCGGTTTGTTGGTCAGGCTGCTGCTGCGGTCGTTGGGCTTTCGTACCTAAACTCTCCGCCTGCGGTGCATGCCAAACAGAAGGCGACGCTACGCGTGCTTGGGACCGATGTTACTCTGCAAGAAGATATTCGCCGCCAGGCCGAACAAGATCTTGGCATTCAGATTATCTTTGAGCCCCGCGGTAGTGCAGGCGTTCTGCAGAAGGCTTCGACGCGTCCGGAATCGTTCGACGTTTACGAGCAGTGGTCCAACAGTATCAACGTTTTGTGGTATGCCAACGCGATTCAGCCGATCGACAAGTCACGCATTCGACGCTGGGACGAGATCAATCCACTCACCAAGACAGGCCGACTTGCGCCGGATATGAAAATCGGGGCAGGCGACGCACCGCACAAGATCCTGCACGTTCAAAGTGATGGTAGCCTTGGTCCCCGGTCAACCAGTCAGCTGAGCTTCCTGCCGTATGTGCACAACGTCGATTCATTCGGCTACAACACGTCGATCATTCCCCAAGGCGTACCGTACGAAACTGAGAGTTGGGGATGGCTTCTCGACGACGAGTATCGAGGTCGCGTTGGTTTAGTGAATGAGCCAGCGATCGGGATCTTCGATGCGGCATTGGCTGCGCAGGCCAAAGGCTTGGTCGAATTCCAAGACATCGGTAACCTCTCGCGGTCAGAGATCGACAACCTGTTCAGCGTTCTGGTCGACTACAAACGCCGCAAGCACTTCAACGGAATCTGGAACTCGGTTCCCCAGTCGGTTCAGTTCATGAAAACCGGTCGGGTGGTCATCGAGAGTATGTTCTCGCCGGCGGTGTCCACGCTCAACGGGATGGGCATTCCCGTTACGTATGCGGCTCCTAAGGAAGGCTACCGTGGCTGGCATGGCGTGTTATGTCTTTCCAGCAAAACAACCGGATACACGCGGGATGCGGCCTACGAGTACATGAATTGGTGGCTCGATGGATGGGCCGGAGCTTACATGGCGCGTCAGGGATATTACATCTCCATTCCCCAGCGAGCCCAAGAGTATCTCACTTCCCAAGAGTGGGACTATTGGTACGAAGGGAAGCAGGCCGAAATGGATTTGCCAGGTGCTGACGGAAGCACCGCAGTCAAGGCAGGCAGCTACCGAACAGGTGGTTCCTACCTAGAGCGTCTAGGAAATGTTGCGGTTTGGAACACGGTGATGGATTCGTATGAATACAGCCTTGTTCGTTGGTACGAACTATTAACGGCTTAG
- a CDS encoding pyruvate kinase, which produces METPSNQLFSTLIDSLLQLRQGALRLEGEFATSLEKIPESQRQCGRNLVHYLSVRQHDIRELQYQLHALGLSSLGRMEAYVLPTIDAVLTALYRLADQTPPEIDLQNSFEGFRVGRAQLERNTNTLFGEPDSSRQQRIMVTIPSEGALNYRLILELLQAGMDVMRINCSKDDQQVWAQMIEHLRRAEKETACSCKVQMDLAGPNPRTSPLESKPRVLHWRPRLNDVGKIRSPAKVWLSSEAPINKSADEVLPLPPDALKSIQQGDKVFVTDTRGRQQTLVVRSVEEAGCWAEGDDEAFVEPNAHFCVLRNSEQVHAGNIADTFVKQSEHEFTVHVGDLITLTHGDIPGHPPRKDADGKITEPASIGCNLPEIYRDVRPGDRFFYDDGELEAVVREASAEKLIVEVTQTRKDSVKIRSDKGINFPDTHFNLPALTQKDRADLDFVVANADILAYSFVRHVRDVEDLIDELNARDADSIGVVLKIETQLAFQTLPELLLAALRHPPIGVMVARGDMGVEIGFNRMSEVQEEILWLSEAAHVPVIWATQVLESLAKKGLPTRAEVTDAAMSGRAECVMLNKGEHIVETVQFLSDILERMQNHQRKKLATLRKLSVSNIDSAS; this is translated from the coding sequence ATGGAAACTCCGAGCAATCAACTATTCTCGACCCTCATCGATTCCCTTCTTCAGCTTCGTCAGGGAGCCCTCAGGCTCGAAGGGGAATTCGCTACCTCGCTGGAAAAGATCCCAGAGTCGCAACGACAGTGTGGTCGGAACCTGGTGCACTACCTTAGTGTTCGTCAGCACGACATCCGAGAGTTGCAGTATCAGCTACATGCCTTAGGGCTTAGTTCTCTGGGACGGATGGAAGCGTACGTACTGCCGACAATCGATGCTGTTCTGACAGCCCTTTACCGCTTGGCAGATCAGACACCGCCAGAGATCGATCTTCAGAATTCGTTCGAAGGCTTTCGGGTTGGCCGTGCCCAGTTGGAAAGAAACACAAATACCCTGTTCGGCGAACCAGACAGCTCTCGCCAACAGCGAATCATGGTCACAATTCCCAGCGAGGGTGCCTTGAACTATCGGCTGATCCTGGAACTGCTTCAGGCCGGCATGGATGTCATGCGCATCAATTGCTCGAAGGATGACCAGCAGGTTTGGGCGCAGATGATTGAACACCTCCGGCGCGCTGAAAAGGAAACGGCCTGCAGCTGCAAAGTCCAGATGGACCTCGCTGGCCCCAATCCGCGAACCAGCCCACTTGAGTCCAAGCCAAGGGTTTTGCATTGGCGTCCTCGATTGAATGACGTCGGGAAGATCCGTTCACCCGCAAAGGTTTGGCTTTCTTCGGAGGCCCCTATCAACAAATCGGCGGATGAAGTTCTACCACTTCCGCCAGATGCTCTGAAGTCGATTCAACAAGGTGACAAGGTATTCGTGACTGACACCCGCGGCCGACAACAAACGCTTGTGGTTCGCTCGGTAGAAGAAGCTGGCTGTTGGGCGGAAGGAGACGACGAAGCATTCGTTGAACCGAACGCACATTTTTGTGTGCTTCGAAATAGCGAACAGGTACACGCAGGAAACATCGCCGACACATTCGTCAAGCAATCCGAACATGAGTTCACCGTTCATGTCGGCGATCTTATCACGTTGACTCATGGCGATATTCCTGGTCATCCTCCGCGGAAAGACGCGGATGGCAAGATTACCGAGCCGGCAAGTATTGGCTGCAATTTGCCCGAGATCTACCGCGATGTTCGGCCAGGCGATCGTTTCTTCTACGATGATGGTGAACTGGAAGCCGTTGTTCGCGAGGCGTCCGCCGAAAAACTCATCGTCGAAGTTACGCAAACACGAAAAGACTCGGTGAAGATCCGAAGTGATAAAGGAATCAATTTCCCGGACACGCACTTCAATCTGCCTGCGTTAACTCAGAAAGATCGAGCGGATCTCGATTTCGTAGTGGCAAACGCTGATATCCTGGCCTATTCGTTCGTGCGACATGTTCGTGACGTGGAAGACTTGATTGACGAGTTGAACGCCCGAGACGCTGATTCAATCGGCGTCGTTCTTAAAATCGAGACGCAACTGGCATTTCAGACCCTCCCCGAACTCCTACTTGCCGCACTCCGGCATCCGCCCATTGGCGTGATGGTTGCTCGCGGAGATATGGGTGTCGAAATCGGTTTCAACCGTATGTCGGAAGTTCAAGAAGAGATCCTCTGGCTCAGCGAGGCAGCTCACGTACCGGTGATCTGGGCGACGCAAGTTCTGGAAAGCCTGGCGAAAAAAGGACTTCCCACCAGGGCCGAGGTCACGGATGCTGCCATGAGTGGTCGCGCCGAGTGCGTGATGCTGAACAAAGGGGAGCATATCGTCGAAACAGTCCAGTTTCTGTCCGATATTCTGGAACGGATGCAAAACCATCAACGCAAGAAACTGGCGACTCTGCGAAAGCTCAGCGTGTCGAATATTGATTCGGCATCATAA
- a CDS encoding phosphatidate cytidylyltransferase — MDLLHASLSTILTAPLLAQQTAFLLDGATGILLGVVISCLLIATGAGQILRRQPDSSVNPAIVQAFIRRVRAWWLMTAILAVTFTIPSPVATVILFFLISFWALREFITLTPTRLGDHRTLFWVFFILTPAQYVLVAMGQSQYELFSILIPVYGFLFIAARIAVAGDYKRFLERIAKIQAGLYICVYSLSYAPALLYLTDWTDPEYSTKSTAGLLFYFLLIAQLSDLLHFVCSRLLGKNVIAPNINASRTWEGFFAGTGVTAVVGAMLSLTGATPFNPWQSAVMSIVIAVMGAAGSMAMSAIKRDRGVQDYGTLVEGHAGVLDRIDAICFAAPVFFHLTRYYFTTASG; from the coding sequence ATGGACTTGCTACACGCATCCCTTAGCACGATTCTTACGGCACCGTTGTTGGCTCAACAAACGGCGTTTCTGCTGGATGGTGCGACCGGTATCTTACTTGGGGTCGTGATCAGTTGTTTGTTGATCGCAACTGGGGCAGGGCAGATCTTACGCCGCCAGCCTGATTCAAGCGTGAACCCGGCCATCGTTCAGGCATTCATTCGCCGAGTGCGGGCCTGGTGGCTGATGACGGCGATCCTGGCTGTCACATTCACGATTCCTTCGCCGGTTGCCACGGTGATCTTGTTCTTCCTGATCTCGTTCTGGGCACTCCGCGAGTTCATTACTCTCACGCCAACGCGGCTGGGTGACCACCGTACCTTATTCTGGGTCTTCTTTATTTTGACGCCGGCTCAGTATGTGTTGGTGGCGATGGGGCAGTCGCAGTACGAACTGTTCAGTATTCTGATTCCGGTCTATGGCTTCCTGTTCATTGCCGCACGCATTGCCGTTGCGGGCGACTACAAACGTTTTCTGGAACGTATCGCGAAGATTCAAGCCGGACTTTACATTTGCGTCTACTCGCTTAGCTATGCTCCGGCACTCTTGTACCTGACTGATTGGACCGATCCAGAATACTCGACCAAGAGCACCGCTGGTCTGTTGTTCTACTTCCTTCTGATCGCTCAATTGAGTGATCTATTGCACTTTGTCTGCAGCCGCTTGCTCGGCAAGAATGTGATTGCTCCGAATATCAACGCCAGCCGAACCTGGGAAGGCTTCTTCGCAGGCACCGGCGTCACCGCAGTCGTTGGAGCTATGCTAAGCCTGACCGGGGCCACGCCGTTCAATCCCTGGCAGAGTGCCGTGATGTCGATTGTGATTGCCGTGATGGGGGCCGCCGGCAGTATGGCCATGAGTGCCATTAAGCGTGACCGTGGCGTTCAGGATTACGGCACGTTGGTGGAAGGGCACGCCGGCGTACTCGATCGTATCGACGCGATCTGCTTTGCCGCACCGGTCTTCTTTCACCTGACGCGTTATTACTTCACAACGGCCAGCGGCTAA
- a CDS encoding lysophospholipid acyltransferase family protein, translated as MKFNFTGPFLAGLAKVVAGSSVRWVDCHPDTCQRIYFANHTSHIDAVIIWASLPKHCRELTKPVAAKDYWDRGWFRRYLAHSLNAMLIDRENIKVHRSPVESMLKEIGDKYSAIIFPEGSRNDGTNLRDFKSGLFYLAKKRPDLELVPVYVDNMTRILPKGEYLPVPLLSRVIFGPPIWLENGEPKTDFLVRAREAVSRLRDV; from the coding sequence GTGAAATTCAACTTCACGGGTCCGTTCTTGGCTGGTCTGGCGAAAGTGGTCGCCGGAAGCAGTGTTCGCTGGGTGGATTGCCATCCCGACACATGCCAACGGATCTATTTTGCCAACCACACAAGTCACATTGACGCGGTGATCATCTGGGCATCGCTTCCTAAGCATTGTCGCGAGCTGACCAAGCCAGTCGCGGCGAAGGATTATTGGGACCGAGGCTGGTTCCGCCGTTACCTGGCACATTCCTTGAATGCGATGTTGATCGATCGTGAGAACATCAAGGTCCACCGCAGCCCGGTGGAATCGATGCTCAAAGAGATTGGCGACAAGTACTCCGCGATTATCTTCCCCGAGGGAAGCCGCAACGACGGAACGAACCTCCGCGATTTCAAAAGTGGGCTTTTTTACCTGGCAAAGAAGCGACCTGACCTGGAATTGGTTCCGGTGTATGTCGACAATATGACACGCATCTTGCCTAAGGGCGAGTACTTACCGGTTCCCCTGTTGAGCCGTGTGATCTTCGGGCCGCCTATCTGGTTAGAGAACGGCGAGCCGAAGACCGACTTTCTCGTCCGCGCTCGGGAAGCGGTTTCCCGGCTGCGAGACGTCTGA